The DNA segment CATCACGGTGGTGGTCTCCAGCAGGTCCAGCTCCGGCTGGGACAGCCGGCCGCGCGCGCAGCCGGCGGAGACCGGCTCGGGCTCCGGGAGGGACTGCGCCGCGGCCGGCGAGGGGACGAGCCAGCGCTGCATGGGCTCGATGAGGGACGGGCCCGCGGAGAGCGCCAGCGAACCCCCGAGGAAACCGCGCCGCGCGAGCATCAGGTCGCTGCGCGAGAACTCGCCGAGCAGGGCCACGGTCTGCGGACCCGTCCAGGGCAGGTCGACGCCGGTGGCGGAGGGCGAGGGCCGGGTGGCGCGCAGGCCCAGATCCTCGGCGGGCACGACGACGCCGAAGCGCTCGGAGAACAGCTCGGAGAGGATCCGGGGGATGGGCTCGCGCGGATTCTCGCCGTCCAGCCAGCGGCGCACGCGTGAGGTGTCGGTGGAGATGTGGTTGGCGCCCAGCCGACGGGCTCTGCGGTTGACCTGGCGGGCGAGCTCGCCCTTGGACCAGCCGCTGCGGACGAACCACGAGGCGAGCAGCTCGTTCGGACGCTTCTGATTGCTCACAGCGTTCGTACCGCCACCGCCGTTGCCGCTCACTGGAACGCCCCCCTCCCTGAAAACCAGTTGCCGCTGAGTGCGCCAAGCCCTGTCGGAATGCCGGTTGCCGGGACCGCCGTCCGGCGGTCCTCACCCTTCGAACGGAATGCCGAGTTGCCTCCGGCATACCCATAGGCACATGTGCCCCGAAGGACCGTGCACACAAAGTAGCCCCACGATCACCCGTCCAGCCATGGCGAACCCGGGATCGCCACCATTCGCCACCCCATCGAATGAATTCACGGTGGCCGACCCGCGCTTCACTTGACATGTGACAGCCAAAAGTGGTGCGGCGACACACTCGGGGGCGCGCGCCATTGCGCACACCACCCCGGGCGCTTCCAAGCGCCGACCGGACAAGGGCGCACCGGAAAGCCGAGACACAGAGGGTCACGCATCGCTCCCGCTGCGTAACCGACGGCGCGTCGGACCCGTTGGAGGGGCATGGGCTTCACGATCGGTATCAGCCGGGGCATCCGTGACATCCGTGACATCCGGTCCGGCTCGCGCCGCCGGGGCCGCGGGCCCGGCGGCACCCCCGTGGCGGAGTACACCGGGTTGTGGGGCTGGGACGTCGTGCCGGGCGCCCGCGCCGCCGCCGGGGCCTGCTCCTGCGGCCGGGCGGGGTGCCGGGCGCCGGGCGCGCATCCGCTGGACTTCGCGCCGGAGATCCCCGCCGGGGCCCCGCTGGACGACGTGTCGGAGATCTGGGCCGAGTACCCGGGCGCCGCGATGATGCTGCCGGTCGGGCGGGCGTTCGACGTGATCGAGGTGGCGGAACCCGCCGGGTGCCGTGCTCTGGCACGGCTCGAGCGCATGGGCCTGCCTGTCGGGCCCGTCGCCGCCACCCCGGACGGCCGGGCCCAGTACTTCGTCGCCCCCGGCGCCGCCGTCGCGCTGCCCGAGCTGCTCTACCGCATGGGCTGGGACGACCCGGCCGCCCTCGACCTGCGCGGCCTCGGCCCCGGCACGCACATCACGGCGCCGTCGTCCGACCGGGGCGGCCTCGGCCCGGTGCGCTGGCTGCGCTCCCCCGCCCTCGATTCGGCACTCCGGCCGCCGGAGGCCCGCCTGGTGCTGGGCACGTTGGCCTACGTGGTGCACCGGTTACAGGCGTAGGCCAACGTGCCTGTATGGCGAAGCGCCCGTTTCCGGGTACCGGAAGCGGGCGCTTCTTCGCGTTTCCACGGCGGTCCGGTCCGGCCGGCCGCCCCGGGGTCTCACTCTCCGATCAGCGCGTCCACGAACGCGTCCGGCTCGAACGGCGCCAGGTCGTCCGCGCCCTCGCCGAGGCCGATCAGCTTGACCGGGACGCCCAGTTCACGCTGGACGGCGACCACGATGCCGCCCTTGGCCGTACCGTCGAGCTTGGTGAGCACGATGCCGGTGATGTCGACCACCTCGGCGAAGACCCGGGCCTGGACCAGGCCGTTCTGGCCGGTGGTGGCGTCGAGCACGAGCAGCACCTCGTCCAGCGGGGCGTGCTTCTCCACGACCCGCTTGACCTTGCCGAGTTCGTCCATGAGGCCGGTCTTGGTGTGCAGCCGGCCGGCGGTGTCGATGAGCACGACGTCCGCGGCCATCTCCTTGCCCTCCTTGACCGCGTCGAACGCGACGGAGGCCGGGTCTCCGGCCTCCGGGCCGCGCACGGTGTGGGCGCCGACCCGCTCGCCCCAGGTCTCGAGCTGGTCGGCGGCGGCGGCGCGGAAGGTGTCGGCGGCGCCCAGGACCACGGTGTTGCCGTCGGCGACCAGGACCCGGGCGAGCTTGCCGGTGGTGGTGGTCTTGCCGGTGCCGTTGACCCCGACGACCATCACGATGCCCGGGCCGCCGGTCTCGTTCTCGGTGTGCACGGTGCGGTCCATGCCGGGGTCGACCAGTGCGAGCAGTTCCTCGCGGAGCAGTCCGCGCAGCTCGGCGGGGGTGCGCGTGCCGAGCACCTTCACGCGCTCGCGCAGCCGCTCGACCAGTTCCAGCGTGGGCTGTACGCCGACGTCGGCGGTGAGCAGTGTGTCCTCGACCTCCTCCCAGGTGTCCTCGTCGAGGTGCTCGCGGGACAGCAGGGTGAGCAGGCCCTTGCCGAGCGCGTTCTGCGAACGGGAGAGACGGGCACGCAGCCGGACGAGCCGGCCTGCGGTGGGCTCCGGGATCTCGATCGCGGGCGCCTCGGCGGGCGGCTCCTCGACGATGACCGGGGCGGAGCCGTCCGGAAGATCAACCTCCTCTACGGTGCGCCGCGGTTCCTCCCGCGGCGTCTCGGCCTCGTCGCCGACGTGCGGCTCGGCCGGTGGGGCGGTGATGTCGGGGGCAGCGGGTGGCGGCGGGGGCAGCTGCTTCTTGCGGCGGCTGCCGACGATGAGCCCGCCGAGCGCGCCGACCACCACCACGGCGATGACTACAGCAAGGATGACGATGTCCATAACAGCCTCAGTATCAGCCATGGGCACCCCTGCCGTGCCGATGGCGGCCCGTGCGACGCGCCCCGTTCCGTCGGGCGCCTGTGGCCCGACGACCTGACGCCCCGCCGGTCGTGGTCCGCCCCCACAGCCCGCCCGGTGCACGGTGGGGAGGCGAGGTCGTGCCCGTCACGGCCGTACGCTTCCCTCCGGGACGAGGTGCCGGAGGCTGTGCGGCACACCGTCGCCCCGGCCCGGACTCCGTCCGGGCCGGGGCGACGGTGGTACGAGGAGAGGGACAGCGGGGACTTGAACCCTTCTCCCCCGTCCGGGGGCGGGCCGGCCCGAGGGGACCCGCCGGTATCGGCCCTGCGGCCGCGGTCGGTCCATTTCCTCCAGGACCTTGCCCTTCGTCTCCTTGACGAACTTGAGGACGAACGGGATGGAGAGCGCGGCGAAGACCGTGTAGACCACGTAGGTCGCCGACAGGTTCCGGTCGGCCAGTGACGGGAAGCTCGCGGTGACGGCCCAGTTGGCGATCCACTGCGCGGCGGCGGCCACGCCCAGGGCGGCGGCGCGGATCCGGTCGGGGAACATCTCGCCGAGCATGAGCTGCCGGGCCTCCAGGCCCAGCAGTTCGCCGCGCTGGTCTCCGCCGGCCACGTTCAGGATGCCCCAGTTGACCAGCTGCGACACGGCGATGCCGACGACGATCGCGGCCTGCTGGAAGGAGCCGAGCCGGCCGCGGTAGGCGGGCGGGGCGACCTCGGCGATGCAGGCCGGGCCGATCACCGAGGCCATGCCGATGGCTATGCCTCCGACGACCCGCCACACGGCGAGGTCCCACAGCGTGAACGGCAGGGCCGAGCCGACGGCGCTGACGGTGAACAGGACCGCGGCGATCTGCATGCACCGGATGCGGCCGATGCGGTCGGCCACGCGGCCGGCGGTGGCGGCACCGATGGCGCAGCCGATCAGCGCGATCGCGATGACCTGGGCGAGAGCGGCCGAACCGACGTCGTAGCGGTCGCGGATGGCCTCGACGGCGCCGTTGATCACGGAACTGTCGTAGCCGAAGAGGAAACCGCCCACGGCGGCCGACGCCGCGATGAAGACGACGTGCCCGAGATGATCGGGGTGAGCCGTACCGGCTCCTGACTTCTGTGCCTGCACTGAGCTGGTCACGTGTAACTCCTCGGGCCACCGGCAGCATCGCCGGTGGGGGTTCAGCCCTTCGAGGTCCACCTGAAGGTACCTGAAGGTAAAAATGACGCCGAAGAGCCTATGACTTCAAGTTTTGAAGTCAAGAGGGAAGAGCGAGGGAAGGGTGAGGGAGGGAAAAGGCGGATGTTTCAGGTAATGCCCGCACGCGTACGACAGGATTGAGTTCAAAATGTGAAGCCAGTGAGTTCAAGAGACGGTCAGAATGCCCGGGGGAGGCGCTGGCTGATGACCTTGGACACACCGTCGCCCTGCATGGAGACGCCGTAGAGCGCGTCGGCGACCTCCATGGTGCGCTTCTGGTGCGTGATCACGATCAGCTGCGAGGCCTCCTGCAGCTCCTGCATGATCCGGATGAGCCGCTGGAGGTTGGTGTCGTCGAGCGCGGCCTCGACCTCGTCCATGACGTAGAACGGGCTCGGCCGCGCCTTGAAGATCGACACCAGCAGCGCCACGGCGGTCAGTGACCGTTCTCCGCCCGAGAGCAGTGACAGCCGCTTGACCTTCTTGCCCGGCGGACGCGCCTCGACGTCCACACCCGTGGTGAGCATGTTGTCGGGATCCGTCAGCACCAGCCGCCCCTCGCCGCCGGGGAACAGCCGCGAGAAGACTCCTTCGAACTCCCTGGCGGTGTCCCGGTAGGCCTCGCTGAAGACCTGCTCGACGCGTTCGTCGACCTCCTTGACGACCTGGAGCAGATCCGCGCGGGTCTTCTTCAGGTCCTCCAGCTGCTCACCGAGGAACTGGTGGCGTTCCTCCAGCGCGGCGAACTCCTCCAGGGCGAGCGGATTCACCCTGCCGAGCTGCTGGTAGGCCCGCTCGGCGGCCTTCAGCCGCTTCTCCTGCTCGGCGCGGACGAAGGGGCGGGGGACCCCGTTCCTCGGCTTCCGTCCCTCTGTGGTGCCGTCGCCAAAGCCGTCGGAGCCCTTGGGCCGTCCTTCGTCCGGATCCCCCGGACCCCCCGGACCCACCGGACCGCCCGTGTCCGGGAGCTCTCCACCCGGCCCGGCCCCGGCGGGCGGTGCCGCCGGGACCGGCTGGTGCGGGCCGTACTCGGCCATGAGGTGGGCGGGTTCGACACCCAGCTCCTCCAGGGCCTTGGTCTCCAGCTGTTCCATCCGCAGCCGCTTCTCGGCGCCGAGCACTTCACCCCGGTGCACCGAGTCCGTCAGCTTGTCGAGGTCCGCCTTCAGGTCGCGTCCCTCGGTCCGCGCGCGGGCGAGCCCCTGCTCGCCGCGGGCCTTCGCCGCCTCGGCGGCGGTGCGCTCCTCGTCGGCACGCGCGAGGGACACCTCGACGTGCGCGAGCAGGTGCCGGGCACCGGCGGCGACGGACCCGGCGACGGCCGCCTCGTGCCGCAGCCGGGCCCGCCGCTGCTCGGCACGCGCGCGTGCCTCGCGTTCCGTACGGGCGGCACGGTCCAGGGAGTCGGCCCGCCCGGCGAGCCCCTTGACCCGCTCCTCGTGCGTGCGCACCTGGAGGCGGGCCTCCATCTCGGTCTGGCGGGCGTTGGCCCCGTCGGCGGCGAGCCGGTCGCGCACGGAGGTGTCGGGTTCCTCGTCGAACGGCATCTCCTCGGCGACGGCAAGCCGTTCGGCGAGTTCCTCCACGTCGTCGAGCGCCTTGCCGAGGGCCTCCTGCGAGCGGGCCGTCGCAGCGGCGGACCGCTCCGCCTCCCCTGCGGCCCCACGGGCCTGCCCGGCGAGCCGGCCGAGCTGCTGGGCGACGGAGGACTTCTCCCGCTCGGCCGCCCGGCGTCGCTCCCCCAGTTCCTCGACGAGGGCGGCGCACCGCCCTCGTTCCTCGGCCGCCGTGTGCTGGGCCCGGGTCAGCTCCTCACACCGCGCGGCGAGCTCCTCCAGCTCGGCGGCGGCCTCGTCCACGGAGGCCTGCACCTCCAGCAGGCTCGGAGCGCCCGCCGAACCGCCGTGCGCGAAGTGCGCGCCCAGCAGGTCGCCCTCGGTGGTCACGGCGGTCAGCTCGGGCCGCCCGCACACCAGTTCCTCGGCGTCCTCCAGGGTGCCGACGACGACGATCCCGTGCAGCAGCCGGCGTACGGCGGGCAGCAGCTCGGCGGGCCCGCGCACCAGATCGGCGGCGTACCGCGGTCCGTCGGATACGCCGGTGAGCGGCTCGTGCGGGCCGTCGGATGCCCCGGTACGCACCGCGTTCGGGCCGGTGGCGAGGAGCAGGGCGGCGCGGCCCGCGTCCTGTGCGCGCAGCAGGCGGATCGCCTCGGCGGCGGCGGCGGGGCCGGCCACGGCGAGGGCGTCGGCGGCGGCCCCGAAGGCGGCGGCGAGGGCGGTCTCGTGGCCCGGGGCGACCGTGAGCAGTTCGGCGGCGGGGCCGAGCAGTCCGGTTGGCCGGTCCTGGGCCGCGAGCAGGGCGCCGGTGCCGTCCTTGCGGCGCAGGCCCAGGGCGAGGGCCTCGTGGCGGGCCCTGGTCGCCGCGCGCTCGCGTTCGGCGGCGGTGGCCGCCTCGCGGGCGGCGGTGAGGGCGGTCTCTGCCTCGGCGAACCGCCGCTTGGCCCCGTCGTGCTGTCCGGCGAGGTCCGCGTCGCCGGCGTCGAGGCCGTCGACCTCGGCCTGCAGGGTCTCGTACTCCTCCTGGGCGGCGGCGGCCCGTTCCCGGGCCTCGTCCCGGGTGGCCGCCAGGCGCTCGATCTCGGCCTGGGCCGCCGCGGCGCGCGAGCGGGCGGCGCCCACCTTTCCGGTGAGGCGGGCGAGTTCCTCGCGCCGGTCGGCGATGGCGCGGGCGGTGTCCTTCAGGCGCCGTTCCTCCTGGGCGAGGTCGCGTTCCAGCACGGCGCGGTGGGCGACCGTGTCCTCCAGGGCACGTTCGGCGGCTTCGAGGGCGGCCTCCAGCTCGGCCTCCTGTTCGCGGATCCGGGCGGCCTCGCGTTCCAGGTCCCCGGGGTCTCGTCCGCGGCGCTCCTCGGGGGGGGCGGAGGTGGCACTCTTCACGCGCGCGTCGGCGAGCGAGACGGTGCCGCGCACCCGCTCGGCGAGCTGGGAGAGCTCGTACCAGGTCTGCTGGGCGTTCCGCAGGCCCGGGGTGAGGCGCCGGACCTCGTCCTCGAGAACCGCCTCGCGTTGGAGGGCCTTGCGCAGTTCCTGCTCGGCGGTGTCCTTGCGCTCCTTGAGGGCGGCCTCGTCGGCGATCTCCGCCGTGAGGGCCTCGCGCAGGCGTACGAGGTCGTCGGCGAGGAGGCGCAGGCGGACGTCGCGCAGGTCGGCCTGGATGACGGCGGCCCGCCGGGCGACCGCCGCCTGGCGGCCGAGGGGTTTGAGCTGGCGCCGCAGTTCGTCGGTGAGGTCCTGCACGCGGGCGAGGTTGGCCCGCATCGCGTCCAGCTTGCGCAGCGCCTTCTCCTTGCGCTTGCGGTGCTTGAGGACGCCCGCGGCCTCCTCGATGAAGGCGCGGCGGCCCATCGGGTCGGCGTGCAGGACGGAGTCCAGCTGGCCCTGGCCGACGATGACGTGCATCTCACGGCCGATGCCGGAATCGGAGAGCAGTTCCTGGATGTCGAGGAGGCGGCAGGTGTCGCCGTTGATCTGGTACTCGCTGCCGCCGTTGCGGAACATGATCCGCGTGATGGTGACCTCGGCGTACTCGATGGGCAGGGCCCCGTCGGAGTTGTCGATGGTCAGGGACACCTCGGCCCGGCCGAGCGGCGGGCGGCCGGTGGTGCCGGCGAAGATGACGTCCTCCATCTTGCCGCCGCGCAGCGACTTGGCGCCCTGCTCGCCCATGACCCAGCTGAGCGCGTCCACGACGTTGGACTTGCCCGAGCCGTTCGGTCCGACGACGCACGTGATCCCCGGTTCGAACCGGAGCGTGGTCGCCGAGGCGAACGACTTGAAGCCACGGAGGGTCAGGGCCTTGAGGTGCACGCCGCCGGACTTTACCTGCCCGGGATGTCCCCCTCCATGAACCGGCGGTTTCACCGGTGAACGCGCAGGGCACATCAAACGTTAAAGACGGTGAAAGGATGCACGGGGCAAGGAACTCGGGGCCCGGCCGGCACGGGGGTGCGGAGGAAAGAGAGAAGGGACGCCGGAGCGTCCCTTGCACTTCTGACAGCGTGGTGGTGACGGGCGGACCGACCGACCACTGCGTGCCGTGGTGGAGCGGCGCAGTGATCAGGTCAGCGCAGGCTCCGCCTGGTGTGCGTCAACGCTCTCCATGATCCTGTCGTGAGAAGCGGCAGCCGCGAGCTCGTCGTTCTCCGCCTGGATCCGTACGAGTTCGGATTCCAGGTCCTGGACGCGCTGCTGGAGCCGTCGCATCTCGGCGAGGAGTCGAGGGTCGGAGCCGCCGACGTAACCGAGAAGCGCCTTTGCCATGATGGATGGTCCTCCACAATGCGTGACCGACCTGTGCGGTGTGGGTCGTGAGGGATGAGCACCCGCGATGCCTGGCAGACTTGCAGTAGTGCCGTTCAGCCATGCCAAACAGCTGAGGTGCGCGGGGACTTTCAGCGTCTCACCAAAAAGTTTGACGGTCAACACGATCACACGCCGTATCGGCCGATGACCCGGCGCACACGGCCACCGGGCGGCCCTGCGGCGGTTTCGGCGGGCCCTCTCGGCGTGGCGGCCATCGGTGCCGGGGAGCCTCCCACGGCGCCCCGGGTCTTGGCAACCACCAGGACTTTTCCCCGTCGGAGAGCCGACCGCGGCGGCCGGCCGGCGTCCCGGGGCCCCTCGAACGCGGAGGGCTCAGCGGATGGCGAAGCCGTCATATCCGCCGCGAGGTGTGTCCCAGATCTCGGTGACGCCGTCCACGCACCCGGGCGTGTCGCCGTCCTGGAGCCAGTCGAGCAGTCCGTCACAGCGCTCGCGGGAGCCCTCGGCGACCACCTGGACGCGT comes from the Streptomyces sp. KMM 9044 genome and includes:
- a CDS encoding bifunctional DNA primase/polymerase, producing the protein MGFTIGISRGIRDIRDIRSGSRRRGRGPGGTPVAEYTGLWGWDVVPGARAAAGACSCGRAGCRAPGAHPLDFAPEIPAGAPLDDVSEIWAEYPGAAMMLPVGRAFDVIEVAEPAGCRALARLERMGLPVGPVAATPDGRAQYFVAPGAAVALPELLYRMGWDDPAALDLRGLGPGTHITAPSSDRGGLGPVRWLRSPALDSALRPPEARLVLGTLAYVVHRLQA
- the ftsY gene encoding signal recognition particle-docking protein FtsY → MDIVILAVVIAVVVVGALGGLIVGSRRKKQLPPPPPAAPDITAPPAEPHVGDEAETPREEPRRTVEEVDLPDGSAPVIVEEPPAEAPAIEIPEPTAGRLVRLRARLSRSQNALGKGLLTLLSREHLDEDTWEEVEDTLLTADVGVQPTLELVERLRERVKVLGTRTPAELRGLLREELLALVDPGMDRTVHTENETGGPGIVMVVGVNGTGKTTTTGKLARVLVADGNTVVLGAADTFRAAAADQLETWGERVGAHTVRGPEAGDPASVAFDAVKEGKEMAADVVLIDTAGRLHTKTGLMDELGKVKRVVEKHAPLDEVLLVLDATTGQNGLVQARVFAEVVDITGIVLTKLDGTAKGGIVVAVQRELGVPVKLIGLGEGADDLAPFEPDAFVDALIGE
- the smc gene encoding chromosome segregation protein SMC produces the protein MHLKALTLRGFKSFASATTLRFEPGITCVVGPNGSGKSNVVDALSWVMGEQGAKSLRGGKMEDVIFAGTTGRPPLGRAEVSLTIDNSDGALPIEYAEVTITRIMFRNGGSEYQINGDTCRLLDIQELLSDSGIGREMHVIVGQGQLDSVLHADPMGRRAFIEEAAGVLKHRKRKEKALRKLDAMRANLARVQDLTDELRRQLKPLGRQAAVARRAAVIQADLRDVRLRLLADDLVRLREALTAEIADEAALKERKDTAEQELRKALQREAVLEDEVRRLTPGLRNAQQTWYELSQLAERVRGTVSLADARVKSATSAPPEERRGRDPGDLEREAARIREQEAELEAALEAAERALEDTVAHRAVLERDLAQEERRLKDTARAIADRREELARLTGKVGAARSRAAAAQAEIERLAATRDEARERAAAAQEEYETLQAEVDGLDAGDADLAGQHDGAKRRFAEAETALTAAREAATAAERERAATRARHEALALGLRRKDGTGALLAAQDRPTGLLGPAAELLTVAPGHETALAAAFGAAADALAVAGPAAAAEAIRLLRAQDAGRAALLLATGPNAVRTGASDGPHEPLTGVSDGPRYAADLVRGPAELLPAVRRLLHGIVVVGTLEDAEELVCGRPELTAVTTEGDLLGAHFAHGGSAGAPSLLEVQASVDEAAAELEELAARCEELTRAQHTAAEERGRCAALVEELGERRRAAEREKSSVAQQLGRLAGQARGAAGEAERSAAATARSQEALGKALDDVEELAERLAVAEEMPFDEEPDTSVRDRLAADGANARQTEMEARLQVRTHEERVKGLAGRADSLDRAARTEREARARAEQRRARLRHEAAVAGSVAAGARHLLAHVEVSLARADEERTAAEAAKARGEQGLARARTEGRDLKADLDKLTDSVHRGEVLGAEKRLRMEQLETKALEELGVEPAHLMAEYGPHQPVPAAPPAGAGPGGELPDTGGPVGPGGPGDPDEGRPKGSDGFGDGTTEGRKPRNGVPRPFVRAEQEKRLKAAERAYQQLGRVNPLALEEFAALEERHQFLGEQLEDLKKTRADLLQVVKEVDERVEQVFSEAYRDTAREFEGVFSRLFPGGEGRLVLTDPDNMLTTGVDVEARPPGKKVKRLSLLSGGERSLTAVALLVSIFKARPSPFYVMDEVEAALDDTNLQRLIRIMQELQEASQLIVITHQKRTMEVADALYGVSMQGDGVSKVISQRLPRAF
- a CDS encoding acylphosphatase, whose amino-acid sequence is MSEDVRLVAWVRGRVQGVGFRWFTRAKALEIGGLSGFALNLADGRVQVVAEGSRERCDGLLDWLQDGDTPGCVDGVTEIWDTPRGGYDGFAIR